The proteins below come from a single uncultured Dethiosulfovibrio sp. genomic window:
- a CDS encoding PDZ domain-containing protein, which translates to MKKLLFAMLAVMCVTTAVSAASLYTVTINDTNIQAVQDAAIEIMTGKNFSIEEITPYKAVFTKGFGDGFWTVSRLCYVNLAFVERDGNVKVMVSETEKIGAIIRQRSINHLVPLIQQIKSAVDGTPLSQVQNEAVDQLPGSGNEREKALGLVLDDQMGPNGIKIMSVDPGSLAKDSGILALDILSEINGRETTSMTPSAVKTYLANKMAAKSSIMIIVTRGAEKKLFTIDPGE; encoded by the coding sequence ATGAAAAAGCTACTATTTGCCATGCTGGCCGTCATGTGCGTGACGACGGCTGTTTCAGCTGCATCGCTCTACACTGTAACGATCAATGACACCAACATTCAAGCTGTTCAGGATGCCGCAATAGAGATCATGACCGGCAAGAACTTTAGCATCGAGGAGATCACGCCCTATAAAGCCGTTTTTACAAAAGGATTTGGAGACGGGTTTTGGACGGTCTCTCGGCTTTGTTATGTCAACCTTGCTTTCGTGGAGAGAGATGGGAACGTTAAGGTCATGGTGTCCGAGACAGAGAAGATAGGAGCCATCATTAGGCAAAGAAGCATTAACCACCTTGTGCCTCTGATACAGCAGATCAAGAGTGCTGTAGATGGGACTCCATTGAGTCAAGTTCAAAACGAGGCAGTCGATCAGCTCCCAGGGTCAGGCAACGAGAGAGAAAAAGCTCTGGGCCTTGTGCTGGACGATCAGATGGGGCCCAACGGCATAAAGATCATGTCGGTAGATCCTGGTAGCCTGGCAAAAGATAGCGGGATATTGGCTCTGGACATTCTCTCGGAGATCAACGGAAGAGAGACCACCTCGATGACTCCATCGGCGGTAAAAACCTACCTAGCCAACAAGATGGCGGCTAAGTCCTCCATCATGATAATAGTCACCAGAGGGGCAGAGAAGAAGCTCTTTACGATCGATCCGGGGGAATAG
- a CDS encoding DUF501 domain-containing protein, translating to MAAVERKKAVVSSVISRGSFVSSSDISLITDQMGGRRFDPSGVVGVGKRCPWGVPQVLKCAPFRGWWPFPTTYWLSCPWLIKVAGALESQGGVSELEEYLSPHRSDWIKYQMLHGLVRIADIPKSQRSFLRNHRRSVWDVLRRGGIGGIDYSSFDDLSVKCLHLQIASWLALGHHPGSHWLVEKIPHRSCDDGRCVI from the coding sequence GTGGCCGCGGTGGAAAGAAAAAAGGCGGTCGTTAGTTCTGTGATCTCAAGAGGATCTTTTGTATCGTCCTCCGATATATCTCTTATAACCGATCAAATGGGAGGTCGTCGCTTCGACCCTTCCGGTGTCGTAGGGGTAGGTAAAAGATGTCCTTGGGGTGTGCCTCAGGTGTTGAAGTGCGCCCCTTTCAGAGGCTGGTGGCCTTTCCCAACCACCTACTGGCTTTCCTGTCCGTGGTTGATAAAGGTCGCAGGAGCTCTCGAGTCCCAAGGAGGGGTGTCGGAGCTGGAGGAATATCTTAGCCCTCATAGGTCGGACTGGATAAAATACCAGATGCTTCACGGTCTTGTCCGTATCGCCGATATCCCTAAATCACAGAGGTCTTTTCTGAGAAATCATCGAAGATCGGTCTGGGATGTCCTCCGTCGTGGTGGAATAGGTGGAATCGATTATTCTAGTTTCGACGACCTCTCGGTCAAATGTCTTCACCTCCAGATAGCCTCCTGGTTGGCCCTAGGCCATCATCCCGGGAGTCATTGGCTCGTGGAGAAAATCCCCCATCGAAGCTGTGACGATGGTCGATGCGTTATCTGA
- a CDS encoding S1 RNA-binding domain-containing protein has translation MEENRTVKETTPASPGDVVTGVIEQVMPYGAFVRLSSGQRAMVHISQLSHNFVKDVADVVAVNQEITAKIIKIDEKGRIDLSIKAMSEAPARPARPAFKRPGPAPVGAPRDTAPRTPEEDFEKKLSNFMKKSEERISTLNSGGKSSGRGGKKKGGR, from the coding sequence ATGGAAGAAAACAGAACTGTCAAAGAAACGACTCCTGCTAGTCCAGGAGATGTGGTCACTGGAGTGATAGAGCAGGTGATGCCCTACGGAGCTTTTGTCCGTCTTTCGTCAGGACAGAGGGCCATGGTGCATATATCCCAACTGTCCCACAACTTCGTGAAAGACGTAGCCGACGTTGTGGCGGTCAATCAGGAAATCACCGCCAAAATCATCAAGATCGACGAAAAGGGACGAATAGACTTATCTATAAAGGCTATGAGCGAAGCTCCTGCACGTCCCGCTAGGCCCGCTTTTAAAAGACCTGGCCCCGCTCCTGTCGGTGCGCCTAGAGACACCGCTCCTCGCACTCCTGAGGAGGATTTCGAGAAAAAGCTGTCCAACTTCATGAAGAAAAGCGAAGAGAGGATATCCACCCTTAACTCTGGAGGCAAATCCAGTGGCCGCGGTGGAAAGAAAAAAGGCGGTCGTTAG
- a CDS encoding FapA family protein, which produces MERVKIEKNEEGVFLSVAEGVSLSEVLDALEKERISGAESGLVEQALTVPGNRVRIVEGQVDRPARISVDISRDYLLARISIEPPEGSFGWPSLADLKSNLEAKGVIYGIDETALSRLVNEKIADQWVEVAKGAPPVDGKDSEVDYKIEFGSSKPLDQGKDGKVDMKELSTITIVHEGQLLATRVPFTEAHDGISVQGKTIKAKNGKDRKLPAGQGTVSSEDETELYAEHDGHLVMRGGVLDVLPVYVVPGDVDYSVGNVNFIGSVEVKGAVRDGFEIKTTGNVNVGGVIEGAVIETDGDLEIKVGVSAGNKGSLKIGGSLTAGYIDKAHLMIGGNIQVKDAIMHSDISAGRSIAVGVNRGKGQIVGGKTQAGVSVQCITLGSQMGTKTEVHVGVSPLLANRKVELTSLLAENQEKLGQIDTNIGFLKKLERAGKLDIEKRTILLKLTKGSFQIQSLLGQWKKELEELDVKMERSRSDAKVKVKEWCYPGVSISMRGCTYLVREDMRFVSFSYQDGEIKVLPYDR; this is translated from the coding sequence ATGGAGCGAGTAAAGATCGAAAAGAACGAAGAGGGGGTTTTCCTCTCCGTTGCGGAAGGTGTTTCCCTCTCGGAGGTTCTGGACGCCCTGGAAAAGGAGAGGATCTCCGGGGCCGAGTCCGGGCTGGTGGAGCAGGCCCTAACGGTTCCGGGGAACAGGGTCCGAATTGTGGAAGGACAAGTCGATCGTCCCGCTCGAATCAGTGTAGATATATCCAGAGATTACCTGTTAGCCAGGATTTCCATAGAGCCGCCGGAAGGGTCTTTTGGCTGGCCCTCTTTGGCGGATCTAAAGTCGAATTTAGAGGCCAAAGGGGTTATCTATGGAATAGACGAAACAGCTCTCTCCCGTCTGGTGAACGAAAAAATCGCCGATCAGTGGGTAGAGGTCGCCAAAGGGGCTCCTCCTGTGGACGGCAAGGACAGTGAGGTCGACTACAAGATCGAGTTCGGCAGCTCTAAGCCTCTGGACCAGGGAAAAGACGGCAAGGTGGACATGAAAGAGCTCTCCACCATAACCATAGTCCATGAAGGACAGCTTCTGGCAACCCGGGTTCCCTTCACCGAGGCCCACGATGGCATAAGCGTTCAGGGCAAAACCATCAAGGCAAAAAACGGCAAAGATCGTAAACTTCCTGCTGGCCAGGGCACGGTGTCCTCGGAGGACGAGACGGAGCTTTACGCCGAGCACGATGGCCACCTAGTTATGAGAGGCGGCGTCCTGGACGTCCTTCCCGTCTACGTTGTCCCCGGTGACGTCGACTACAGCGTAGGAAACGTAAACTTTATAGGATCCGTCGAAGTCAAAGGAGCGGTTAGAGACGGCTTCGAGATAAAGACCACCGGCAACGTCAACGTTGGAGGGGTAATTGAGGGAGCGGTCATAGAGACCGACGGCGATCTAGAGATAAAAGTGGGCGTCTCCGCTGGGAATAAAGGCTCTTTAAAAATAGGAGGTTCTCTGACCGCAGGGTATATAGACAAGGCCCATCTTATGATCGGAGGCAACATCCAGGTCAAAGACGCGATTATGCACAGCGATATCTCCGCCGGTCGGTCTATAGCGGTAGGGGTAAACAGAGGTAAAGGACAGATCGTAGGGGGGAAGACACAGGCTGGAGTATCGGTTCAGTGTATAACCTTAGGCAGTCAGATGGGAACCAAGACGGAGGTCCACGTCGGTGTGTCCCCTTTGCTGGCCAACAGAAAGGTGGAGCTCACCTCCCTCCTGGCGGAAAACCAGGAAAAGCTTGGCCAGATAGACACCAACATAGGTTTCCTTAAAAAGCTTGAAAGAGCGGGGAAACTGGATATAGAGAAAAGAACCATACTCCTCAAGCTTACCAAGGGAAGTTTTCAGATTCAGTCCCTCCTCGGCCAGTGGAAGAAAGAATTGGAAGAGCTGGATGTGAAGATGGAGAGAAGCCGGTCCGACGCTAAGGTCAAGGTCAAGGAGTGGTGCTATCCTGGGGTATCTATATCTATGAGAGGCTGTACTTACCTGGTGCGGGAGGATATGCGATTCGTAAGCTTTTCTTATCAGGACGGCGAGATAAAGGTGCTGCCCTACGATAGGTAA
- a CDS encoding FliA/WhiG family RNA polymerase sigma factor: MPSKEDELLWQRYIDSHDPIGKEAIVRRYLPLVKYVVARMAVAPPSGMDYEDLVSFGTMGLLDAIDRFEPERGFSFQTFAVPRIRGAVLDELRKCDWFSRTGREKLQRLEKATERLLIQGVSLDDETLKSELDVDDRSYREMLELASRGYMVSLDEVMALEEGDVQKGDLLADPGLSAQELLERKEDVERVVSVLEKLPEREQLVISMYYLEELTLKEIGLVLGVTESRVSQIHGKAISTMRSRLKTRG, translated from the coding sequence ATGCCTTCTAAAGAGGATGAGCTTTTATGGCAGAGATATATAGATAGCCATGACCCTATCGGAAAAGAGGCTATCGTTCGTCGCTACCTCCCTCTGGTGAAGTACGTGGTTGCAAGGATGGCTGTCGCCCCCCCCTCAGGTATGGACTACGAGGATTTGGTGAGTTTTGGGACCATGGGGCTTCTGGACGCCATAGATAGGTTTGAGCCTGAGAGAGGCTTTTCCTTTCAGACCTTCGCCGTTCCTAGGATTCGAGGTGCGGTCTTAGACGAACTTCGTAAGTGCGATTGGTTTTCCAGGACTGGCAGGGAGAAGCTACAGAGACTGGAAAAGGCGACCGAAAGGCTGTTGATTCAGGGGGTTTCCCTGGACGACGAGACCCTTAAAAGCGAGCTAGACGTCGATGATCGTTCCTACAGGGAGATGCTGGAGCTCGCCTCTAGAGGGTACATGGTCTCTCTTGACGAGGTTATGGCTCTTGAGGAGGGAGACGTTCAAAAAGGTGATCTTCTCGCCGATCCTGGATTGTCCGCTCAGGAGCTTCTGGAGAGAAAAGAAGACGTAGAGAGGGTCGTGTCTGTCCTCGAGAAACTCCCCGAAAGGGAGCAACTTGTGATATCTATGTACTACCTGGAGGAATTGACCCTGAAGGAGATAGGTTTGGTCCTAGGTGTAACCGAATCAAGGGTATCTCAGATACACGGGAAAGCTATATCTACCATGAGAAGTAGATTGAAAACTCGGGGTTGA
- a CDS encoding chemotaxis protein CheD — protein sequence MEKAQHVGMADIVFVKHPGKMVSLGLGSCIGLVIYDESVKVAAMAHIMLPESRGGKEEAKPGKFADTAVPTLIDMVVKAGAKKERLKAKMAGGSQMFNVPGSKSGFLAVGARNAEETEKHLKQSGIKLVASDTGGNRGRSVEFSTDDWILVVKTLGTGKQGI from the coding sequence ATGGAGAAGGCACAGCATGTCGGAATGGCCGATATCGTCTTTGTGAAACATCCCGGTAAAATGGTATCCTTGGGGCTGGGTTCCTGTATCGGTCTGGTGATATACGACGAGTCCGTTAAGGTCGCTGCTATGGCCCATATAATGCTTCCTGAAAGCCGAGGCGGGAAGGAAGAGGCTAAACCCGGTAAGTTCGCCGATACGGCGGTACCGACCCTGATAGATATGGTCGTGAAGGCGGGGGCTAAAAAGGAAAGGCTTAAGGCGAAGATGGCCGGAGGATCTCAGATGTTCAACGTCCCTGGATCTAAATCCGGTTTTTTGGCGGTTGGAGCGAGAAACGCCGAAGAGACGGAAAAACACCTTAAGCAAAGTGGCATAAAACTGGTTGCCTCCGACACCGGTGGCAATCGTGGAAGAAGCGTCGAGTTTTCTACCGATGACTGGATATTGGTCGTGAAGACCCTAGGTACGGGAAAACAGGGTATCTGA
- a CDS encoding chemotaxis protein CheC, which translates to MEYSEFNPLHLDAIREVVNIGAGNAATALSEMLGKPVDMGVPNVELVSIYEISERFGPAEEFVAAIYTHAEGAFPCNLIFIQDEDAAQGLVDAMFLSRMSTDGREFPPEMRDSALGELGNIVLSSFLNAVSRMIGSDSLSISVPGVAHDMLGAILQFVASIFAQSGELALLVNTTLQLEQEGEDLRGNLMMVPDPGALETLLAKLGVL; encoded by the coding sequence ATGGAATATTCTGAATTCAATCCCCTGCATCTTGATGCGATCAGAGAGGTAGTGAACATAGGTGCCGGTAACGCTGCTACCGCTCTGTCTGAGATGTTGGGAAAGCCGGTCGATATGGGGGTTCCTAACGTAGAGTTGGTCTCCATATACGAGATATCCGAGCGTTTTGGACCAGCGGAGGAATTTGTGGCGGCTATCTACACCCATGCGGAAGGGGCTTTTCCCTGTAATCTTATATTTATTCAGGACGAAGATGCCGCTCAGGGACTGGTAGATGCCATGTTTCTGTCGAGAATGAGTACCGACGGAAGAGAGTTTCCCCCTGAGATGAGGGACAGTGCCTTAGGGGAGCTTGGAAACATAGTCTTAAGCTCCTTTCTGAACGCCGTCAGTCGAATGATAGGTTCTGATTCACTCTCTATCTCCGTTCCAGGCGTCGCTCACGATATGTTAGGGGCTATTTTGCAGTTTGTGGCCTCTATCTTCGCTCAATCTGGGGAGCTGGCCCTTCTCGTTAACACCACTCTTCAATTGGAGCAGGAGGGAGAGGACTTGAGAGGCAATCTCATGATGGTCCCCGATCCCGGGGCACTGGAGACCCTCCTGGCCAAGTTGGGGGTGCTTTGA
- a CDS encoding chemotaxis protein CheA, whose translation MSQYLGAYLDEATDNLQQLNDLILAVEQNRQNRETVDEIFRTAHTLKGMSATMGFHHMAELTHALEDRFSKVRSGEVDLTDDDLDHLFQSLDLMQTMVDAIRDGGTDQDTDISKLVSQLREEEVVVAPVEKKTEGLNPEELSSQEREWIQEASKMGMMVLEITVSLDKECLLKAARAYMVVSRLEEIGEIIKSDPPVEDLEKDAFDHSFRIYLGTKDDIESVQNTVMGVSEVVGVDVTPLEFSFSGYEEELNEEEQEAEPQPPVVAAGQKASPQEESKAPAAKAKPKKGSQTVRVDIGRLDSLMNLVGELVIGKARIERLVMESKLREFDEPLSQLGRISGDIQELVTKLRMVPVSFIFDRFPRLIRDISKTLGKDVELVIEGQETELDRTVIDEIGDPMVHLIRNSVDHGIETPEVRKAAGKPSKGTIKIAAYQEGSSVIIEVSDDGKGIDPVAVGKKAIERGLVTKEALAEMSDDEIIQYVFLPGFSMAKEVTDLSGRGVGMDAVKRKVESLGGQFEARSKVGEGTNVYIRLPLTLAIVLALLVKVGEETYAIPLENVDETILVRKEDLKRMHGKPVTLLRGEVLSLGDLAVTLDTPQDDEERHEYPVVVVRVGRNKIGFIVDALVGQQEIVIKSLGRILSKIKGIAGATILGDGNVALILDVGSLHVRV comes from the coding sequence ATGAGCCAGTACCTGGGAGCCTATCTGGATGAGGCTACCGATAACCTCCAGCAGCTTAACGATCTGATCCTCGCGGTTGAACAAAACCGACAGAATCGGGAGACGGTGGATGAGATCTTCAGGACAGCCCACACCTTAAAAGGGATGTCGGCTACCATGGGATTTCACCACATGGCCGAGCTTACCCACGCCCTGGAGGACCGATTTTCCAAGGTTAGAAGTGGCGAGGTCGATCTTACCGACGACGATCTGGACCACCTTTTTCAAAGCCTTGACCTGATGCAGACCATGGTCGACGCTATCAGAGACGGTGGAACCGATCAGGATACGGATATATCGAAATTGGTCTCCCAGCTGAGAGAAGAGGAAGTCGTCGTCGCTCCTGTTGAAAAGAAGACCGAAGGTCTTAACCCTGAAGAGCTGTCTTCTCAGGAGAGGGAGTGGATACAGGAGGCCAGCAAGATGGGGATGATGGTCCTTGAGATCACAGTCTCCTTGGACAAAGAATGTCTACTGAAGGCCGCTAGGGCCTACATGGTCGTCAGTCGCCTGGAGGAGATAGGGGAGATAATAAAATCCGATCCCCCTGTGGAGGATCTTGAGAAAGACGCCTTCGATCACTCCTTCAGGATATACCTGGGAACGAAAGACGACATAGAGTCGGTCCAGAACACAGTTATGGGGGTAAGCGAGGTCGTAGGGGTCGATGTTACCCCTCTGGAGTTCAGCTTCTCAGGTTACGAGGAAGAGCTTAACGAAGAAGAACAGGAGGCGGAACCTCAGCCTCCTGTGGTCGCAGCCGGCCAGAAAGCGTCCCCCCAGGAGGAGTCAAAGGCTCCAGCTGCAAAGGCAAAGCCCAAAAAGGGTAGCCAAACCGTTAGGGTCGATATAGGTCGTCTCGATAGCCTGATGAATCTCGTAGGAGAGCTGGTAATAGGAAAGGCCAGAATCGAGAGGCTTGTCATGGAGTCAAAACTCAGGGAGTTTGACGAACCTCTCTCCCAGCTGGGAAGGATATCCGGCGATATACAGGAGCTTGTGACCAAGCTCAGGATGGTCCCTGTGTCCTTTATCTTCGACCGCTTCCCAAGGCTCATCAGGGATATCTCTAAAACCCTCGGCAAAGACGTCGAACTTGTTATCGAGGGCCAGGAGACCGAGCTTGATAGAACCGTCATAGACGAAATCGGAGATCCTATGGTACACCTTATTCGTAACTCGGTGGACCACGGAATAGAGACCCCGGAGGTCAGAAAGGCCGCAGGCAAACCATCAAAAGGCACCATAAAGATAGCGGCATATCAGGAAGGCAGCAGTGTCATAATAGAGGTCTCCGACGACGGCAAGGGCATAGATCCTGTGGCTGTAGGCAAAAAAGCGATTGAACGAGGTCTCGTCACGAAAGAGGCTCTGGCGGAAATGTCCGACGACGAGATAATCCAGTACGTATTCCTGCCGGGATTCAGCATGGCCAAAGAGGTCACCGACCTCTCTGGCAGAGGGGTTGGCATGGACGCCGTCAAAAGAAAGGTCGAATCTCTGGGAGGCCAGTTTGAGGCTCGTTCCAAGGTAGGAGAGGGGACCAACGTCTACATAAGGCTTCCTCTTACCCTCGCCATAGTCCTGGCCCTTCTAGTCAAAGTCGGGGAGGAGACCTACGCTATTCCCCTTGAGAACGTCGATGAGACTATCTTGGTGAGAAAAGAGGATCTCAAGAGGATGCACGGCAAACCGGTCACCTTGCTTCGTGGAGAGGTCCTGTCTCTAGGGGATCTAGCGGTTACTTTGGACACCCCCCAGGACGACGAGGAAAGACACGAATATCCTGTGGTGGTAGTCAGAGTAGGCAGAAACAAAATTGGGTTTATCGTCGATGCTCTGGTCGGACAGCAGGAAATAGTCATAAAGTCACTCGGTAGGATCCTGTCCAAGATAAAAGGTATCGCCGGTGCCACCATATTGGGAGACGGCAACGTAGCACTGATCCTCGATGTAGGCTCCCTTCACGTCAGAGTCTAG
- a CDS encoding chemotaxis response regulator protein-glutamate methylesterase, translating into MTKVTGIRQPKDMKEIRVLVVDDSSFMRKVIGDILDEVPGISVVARARDGIDGLAKVESLRPDVITLDVEMPRKNGIDTLREIMDRFPTPVIMVSSLTQSGATITMQALSMGAVDFVAKPSGTISLNMREVGDELRQKVLAAAYAKSVLPGKPFPSKARDPESVRPSASRGVIKPPVPGSRPKLVCIASSTGGPQALQRMLTALPGDFPLPIVIAQHMPKGFTASFASRLDDLCSIDVKEGAEGIRLRPGLAVIAPGGYHMVIKGGPKDMTVGLSDSPPVLSVKPSANVLFSSVAEVVGGDVVAVILTGMGRDGTDGAQVLSSKGAYVFGEAPETCVVYGMPRSAMEAGVINEQLPLHDMAGALNRFVREKR; encoded by the coding sequence ATGACTAAAGTCACGGGTATCCGACAGCCAAAAGACATGAAGGAAATCAGGGTTCTGGTCGTGGACGACTCGTCTTTTATGAGAAAGGTTATAGGGGATATCCTCGACGAAGTTCCAGGCATATCCGTTGTCGCCAGGGCGAGAGACGGCATAGACGGCCTGGCAAAGGTTGAGAGTCTCCGGCCCGACGTTATAACTTTGGACGTGGAGATGCCGAGGAAAAACGGTATTGACACACTGAGAGAAATTATGGATCGATTCCCAACCCCTGTGATAATGGTAAGCAGCCTCACCCAGAGCGGTGCTACGATCACCATGCAGGCTCTTTCTATGGGGGCGGTGGACTTTGTAGCCAAGCCATCGGGAACTATATCTCTAAACATGAGGGAGGTAGGAGACGAGTTGAGGCAAAAGGTACTTGCTGCGGCCTACGCTAAATCTGTCCTTCCTGGTAAACCCTTCCCCTCGAAGGCTAGGGATCCCGAGTCGGTGAGGCCCTCTGCCTCTAGAGGCGTCATAAAACCTCCGGTGCCTGGGTCCAGACCTAAGCTGGTCTGTATCGCCTCCTCCACCGGAGGTCCTCAGGCCCTTCAGAGGATGCTTACAGCTCTTCCTGGGGATTTCCCATTGCCTATAGTGATAGCCCAGCATATGCCTAAAGGTTTTACCGCATCCTTTGCCTCCAGGTTGGACGACCTGTGTTCTATCGACGTCAAAGAGGGAGCTGAGGGTATTCGTCTAAGACCGGGGTTGGCAGTTATAGCCCCTGGCGGTTATCATATGGTTATAAAGGGAGGACCTAAGGACATGACCGTAGGTCTATCGGATTCCCCACCTGTGCTATCCGTAAAGCCCTCCGCCAACGTGCTTTTCTCCAGCGTAGCGGAGGTTGTAGGCGGCGATGTTGTGGCGGTTATACTGACCGGAATGGGCAGAGATGGGACCGATGGTGCTCAGGTGCTCTCCTCCAAAGGGGCGTACGTATTTGGAGAGGCTCCTGAGACCTGTGTCGTATATGGAATGCCCAGGTCTGCCATGGAGGCAGGTGTTATAAACGAGCAACTGCCTCTGCATGACATGGCTGGAGCTCTAAATCGCTTTGTGAGAGAAAAACGATAG
- a CDS encoding flagellar brake domain-containing protein, translated as MEASRLIESDPSVIGAKAEISIQTGLYKGEYPSRLENVEGSVWKMGHPFLGGGLLPLYRGVEVVLSVKSDGSVYRATGSVLGTVREGEVVMLVLQILGAVEKIQRRQFLRVSCLLDGKVAPLGEPPRIGGEGWLDGSITDISLGGARLSIPGRQGPAFDGVSRAILRVNVEKERFYIPCKVAMARFIDETENTDLGLAFEILPGLVEKALGRFVRHQELASRSDRR; from the coding sequence GTGGAAGCCTCCAGGTTGATAGAGTCCGATCCCTCGGTGATCGGAGCGAAGGCGGAAATATCGATCCAGACAGGACTGTACAAGGGAGAGTATCCCTCCAGGCTTGAGAACGTCGAGGGGTCTGTGTGGAAGATGGGACATCCCTTCCTCGGCGGCGGTCTTCTGCCCCTTTATAGAGGTGTAGAGGTCGTTCTATCGGTAAAGAGCGATGGATCGGTTTATAGGGCGACAGGTTCGGTCCTTGGCACCGTCCGAGAGGGCGAGGTAGTGATGCTGGTCCTCCAGATATTAGGGGCGGTAGAGAAGATCCAGAGGCGACAGTTTCTGAGGGTCTCCTGTCTCCTGGATGGCAAAGTAGCCCCTCTGGGAGAGCCTCCTAGAATAGGCGGAGAAGGCTGGTTGGATGGAAGTATCACCGACATAAGCCTGGGAGGAGCGAGACTGTCCATCCCCGGCAGACAAGGTCCAGCTTTCGACGGAGTTTCCCGGGCTATCCTCCGGGTGAACGTTGAGAAAGAAAGGTTTTACATCCCCTGTAAGGTAGCTATGGCTCGTTTTATAGACGAAACTGAAAACACCGATTTGGGATTGGCTTTTGAAATCCTTCCCGGTCTGGTCGAAAAAGCCTTAGGGCGATTTGTCCGTCATCAGGAGCTTGCGTCTCGAAGCGACAGACGATAA
- a CDS encoding MinD/ParA family protein produces MRSGSVDQAAELRRMMASVVSTPSSKISRSLRSIAVVGGKGGVGKSNLSVNLALAMGQSGTRVALLDGDLGLANIDILLGVQPSYNLTHLIRGEKELKEIVYPVGDQVVLIPGGTGVEELANMDESSQSALIDRLADLDGMADIIIVDTGAGIHRNMVSFALAVDTVILVTTPEPTSIRDAYGLLKSLVFSAIGKLDVKVLVNMAVSSEEAKVVSDRMRFAASQFLRMELGYAGYVLIDPRLTEAVRARRPLLRLFPKSVSAECIRMIAMDLVESEGRTSGAGRGVKSLFFKLSRRLGVNSERG; encoded by the coding sequence ATGAGGTCCGGTTCGGTGGATCAGGCGGCGGAACTTCGTCGTATGATGGCATCGGTGGTATCGACTCCATCCTCAAAGATATCCCGCTCCCTCCGCTCCATAGCGGTAGTAGGGGGCAAGGGAGGGGTGGGGAAGAGCAATCTATCCGTCAATTTGGCATTGGCGATGGGACAGAGCGGAACAAGGGTTGCTCTCTTGGATGGAGACCTAGGGCTCGCCAATATAGATATCCTCTTGGGAGTTCAGCCGAGCTACAATCTCACCCATCTCATAAGGGGTGAGAAAGAGCTTAAGGAGATAGTCTACCCCGTCGGCGACCAGGTGGTTCTGATTCCCGGTGGTACTGGAGTAGAGGAATTGGCAAATATGGACGAATCGTCCCAGTCTGCTCTTATAGATAGACTAGCCGACCTTGACGGTATGGCTGATATAATAATAGTGGATACTGGAGCTGGTATCCACAGAAATATGGTTTCCTTTGCCTTAGCGGTGGATACGGTGATACTGGTGACTACTCCAGAACCGACCTCAATAAGGGACGCCTACGGACTTCTAAAGTCGTTGGTCTTCAGTGCCATAGGCAAGCTGGACGTTAAGGTACTCGTCAATATGGCTGTTTCCAGCGAGGAGGCAAAGGTGGTCTCCGATCGGATGAGGTTCGCCGCAAGCCAGTTTCTCCGTATGGAGCTAGGATACGCCGGCTATGTCCTGATAGACCCCAGACTAACCGAGGCGGTGAGGGCTAGAAGGCCTTTACTCAGGCTTTTCCCTAAATCGGTTTCCGCAGAGTGTATAAGGATGATCGCCATGGATCTGGTGGAGTCGGAGGGCAGGACGTCCGGGGCTGGGCGAGGCGTCAAGTCGCTGTTTTTCAAGCTCTCCAGACGTCTTGGAGTGAACTCAGAAAGGGGGTAG